Proteins from one Primulina huaijiensis isolate GDHJ02 chromosome 18, ASM1229523v2, whole genome shotgun sequence genomic window:
- the LOC140965181 gene encoding uncharacterized protein — MNSMSDKFIELSDQQKERRKKNIYPHRLARKGYARFAEEIASELCDDNDINKAIIWKKGRLNKEEDFDGQELQITVEKIDDYIQQKREEKLQITGTKKDILTKALNSDEHGGRVRAVGGHITPTLYFNVGRSWKIEDVDRELMIEQKKELIEARKLIQEQDTRIQKLEAIVYKKGAWDCEIDEKGSCSVKFHQVNENEMKIDKFFPNYEDLNDVEMKVVEKSVALQVFNLLWLYST, encoded by the exons ATGAATAGCATGTCTGATAAATTCATT GAACTAAGTGATCAAcagaaggaaagaaggaagaaGAACATATACCCTCATCGCCTTGCTCGTAAGGGATATGCACGATTTGCTGAAGAAATA GCAAGTGAATTGTGTGACGATAATGATATCAACAAAGCtattatttggaaaaaaggGCGATTGAATAAAGAAGAAGATTTTGATGGCCAGGAGTTGCAAATAACAGTAGAAAAGATT GATGATTACATACAACAAAAGCGTGAGGAGAAACTTCAAATAACAGGGACAAAAAAGGATATTCTCACGAAAGCACTCAATTCAGATGAACATGGTGGACGTGTGAGAGCTGTTGGAGGTCACATCACCCCAACATTATATTTCAATGTTGGTAGAAGTTGGAAGATTGAGGATGTTGACAGAGAGCTAATGATTGAGCAAAAGAAAGAGTTGATAGAGGCTAGAAAATTAATTCAAGAGCAAGATACACGCATTCAAAAACTTGAAGCAATTGTCTACAAAAAAGGTGCATGGGACTGTGAGATTGATGAAAAAGGAAGTTGCTCGGTAAAATTTCATCAAGtgaatgaaaatgaaatgaaaatcgACAAGTTTTTCCCCAATTATGAAGATTTGAATGATGTTGAAATGAAAGTTGTGGAAAAATCTGTTGCTTTACAGGTATTTAATTTGTTGTGGTTATATAgtacttaa